In Leisingera sp. NJS204, the DNA window TTCACTTCGAGGTCGTTCTCGCGGGAATGCTCGCCGATGATCATGCCGGTGTAGACGTCGGCCTGAGCGCCGATCATCATTTTACCGCGGTCTTCCAGGTTCCACAGGGCAAACGCAACAGATGTTCCGTTCTCCATCGAGATCAGAACACCGGCGCGGCGGCCAGGGATCGCGCCCTTGTGCGCGGTCCAGCCGTGGAACACGCGGTTCAGAACGCCGGTGCCGCGGGTATCGGTGAGGAATTCGCCGTGATAGCCGATCAGCCCGCGCGAGGGCACATGCGCAATAATGCGGGTCTTGCCTGCGCCTGCAGGTTTCATCTCGACCAGCTCGCCTTTGCGGGTGCCGGTCAGCTTTTCAATCACCGCGCCGGAGTATTCGTCGTCCACGTCGATGGTGGCTTCTTCGACCGGCTCCATGCGGACGCCGTCGACGTCCTTCATGATCACCTGCGGGCGGGAAATCGACAGCTCGAACCCTTCGCGGCGCATGTTTTCGATCAGGACGCCCATCTGCAGTTCGCCGCGGCCCGAAACCTCAAACGCCTCGCCGCCGGGAGTGTCGGCGATTTTGATCGCAACGTTGGACTCGGCCTCTTTCATCAGGCGGTCGCGGATAACGCGCGACTGGACTTTCTTGCCGTCACGGCCGGCCAGCGGGCTGTCGTTGATGCCAAAGGTCACGGTGATGGTCGGCGGGTCAATCGGCTGAGCATCCAGCGGGTCATCCACGGCGAGGGCGCAGATGGTGTCGGCCACGGTCGCCTTGGCCATGCCTGCGATGGAGACGATGTCGCCAGCCTGTGCTTCCTCAATGTCCTGCTGGGCCAGGCCGCGGAACGCCTGGATACGGGTCACGCGGAACTGCTCGATCTTTTGGCCGATGCGAGTGAGGGCCTGCACGGTGGCGCCGACCTTCAGTTTGCCGGATTCGACGCGGCCGGTCAGCAGGCGGCCCACAAAGGGGTCGCTGCCCAGGGTGGTGGCCAGCATCCGGAAATCTTCGTCCTGACGTTTGATCTGTTTCGGCTCAGGCACGTGGTTCACGATCAGGTTGAACAGCGCATGCAGATCCTTGCGCGGGCCGTCCAGTTCCGCATCGGCCCAGCCGGAACGGCCGGACGCATACATATGTGGGAAGTCCAGCTGGTCTTCGGTGGCTTCGAGGGAAGCAAAAAGGTCAAAGCATTCGTCGAGCGCACGGTCGGGTTCGGCGTCCGGCTTGTCGACCTTGTTCAGCACCACGATCGGACGCAGGCCCAGGGCCAGGGCCTTGGAGGTCACGAATTTGGTCTGCGGCATCGGGCCTTCGGCGGCGTCCACCAACAGTACCACACCGTCGACCATCGACAGGATCCGCTCAACCTCGCCGCCGAAATCGGCGTGGCCGGGGGTGTCGACGATGTTGATACGGGTGCCGTTCCACTCGACCGAGGTGGGCTTGGCAAAAATGGTAATGCCGCGCTCGCGCTCCAGATCGTTGCTGTCCATGGCGCGTTCCGCCACAGCCTGATTTTCGCGGAAGGCGCCGGATTGTTTCAGCAGCTCGTCGACCAGGGTGGTTTTGCCGTGGTCAACGTGAGCAATGATCGCAATGTTGCGCAAGTCCATGACGTTCGCCTTTGTAAGGAAGTTGGGCCGCGCATAGCCCGAACCCCGCACAAAGGCCAGAGGAAATCCGTCCAAAGAAGCCGCAAATGCGGATCTAATGGGCCGAAGACTTGGAAAACAGGTGAATGATGATGATGCCGGACATGATCAGCACCATGCCGATCACGGCTGGCAGATCCAGCTTCTGCCCAAAAACAATGAAGGCAATAACAGCTATCAGCAGGATGCCAAGACCCGACCAGATCGCATAGACAATACCCACCGGCATGAATTTGAGTGTCAGCCCCATCATGTAAAAGGAAAACGCATAAGCGACCAGAACGATCAGCGACGGTCCAAGTTTGCTGAACTGCTGACTGGCCTGCAGGGCCGTTGTGCCAATGGTTTCTGCAGCAACCGCAATAATCAGGTAGATATAGTGAACCGGCATCTCTGCCTCCGTGTACGCGTTTTGCCCGGCCTGCGGCGGAGCAGTGTTCCTTTCTCCGGTACCGTATTCAATGCAGGGCAGGAAGTCCCAATGCGTCACTGTTTGCCCTGTTTTCGGCCGCCGCGGCAATGAACAGATGACTGTGCGCAGATACGCTGTACTAAAAAGCCAAGCTGACTTAGATGAATGTTCCAAGTTTTGCGTCAGGAATAGAATAACAGTCCTGATCGGATCTTCAACACAAGGAGCAACATATGTGCCGCTGGGCTGCCTACACCGGTGCCAAAGTCTTTTTGGAAGACATCATTTCAATACCTGCGCATTCGCTGATAGCGCAAAGCCAAAAGGCGGTCGAATGCAAGACTGCGACCAACGGCGACGGGTTCGGCATTGCATGGTACGGGCAGCGGACCGAGCCGGGGCTCTACCGCGATGTTTCCCCCGCATGGTCGGACTGTAATCTGCGTGCGCTGGTGAACCAGGTTCAATCCGGTCTTTTCCTGGCGCATGTTCGGGCCTCAACCGGATCCGCTACCAGCCGTAACAATTGCCATCCTTTCGCAGCCGGGAGATGGAGTTTCATGCACAACGGCCAGGTCGGCGGGTTTGAGAATTTCCGCCGCCATGCAGACATGTGCATCCCTGATGAGCTGTATCAACACCGCAAAGGGGCTACTGACAGCGAAGTGCTGTTTCTTCTGGCCCTGCGCGAAGGCCTGGACATTGATCCGAAAGCGGCGCTGGAACGGGCGGCGGGCCGCATGGAGGCTTTGTCGCGGGCTCGGGGCCGAACACCGCATATGCGGTTGTCCGTAGCCATGTCGGATGGAGAGACGCTTTATGCGGCGCGCTACTCCTCTGACAGTATCGCACCTTCGGTCTACTACCGCTGGAGCCACAGCCTGAAGGGATGGGCGGTTGTATCGGAACCGCTTGAGGACACAGGTGAAGCATGGAGTGAACTGCAACCGGGGGAGTTTCTGACGCTGACCTCCCAAGGCGCGGAAACGCAACCGTTTCAGCCGTTTCTGGAGTGAAGCGCAGCCCCGAACCGGAGTTGCGGCCAGTGTTTACAAACGTCCGGCCGCGCGGAACCAAGGTTCAATCTTTGCCCGGACATAGGTCCAGACGTCCGGTGTGCCGCGGCTGACCTTGCCGCCGACGCGGGTGTCCAGCTGCGGCAGGCTCACGTCATAGTCGACCCAGCTGCCGCCGCCGTTCAACAGGTTGAGCAGCACTGGCTGGACCCGGTCGATGGATTTGGCGAAAACAGCGTCAGCACTCTCTGCCGCCTCGAACTCTTCCCAGATCGCCCGCATCGGCAGGCCTTGATCGGCAGGCAGCAGGCCAAACAGGCGGTCTGCGGCTGCTTCTTCCTTTGCCGCAAGCGCGGCAAGGGCTGCGGGATCAGTCACGCCGTGGATCGGCGCATCACCGGCGTCGATCTCCACGAGATCATGCAGCAGCAGCATTTGCAGCACCCGGTCCACATCTAGCGGGCCGGCGCTGTGTTCTGCCAGAATCCAAGCATACAACATGATGTGCCAGCTGTGCTCGGCTGAGTTTTCGTGGCGTGACCCATCGCCCAGTTTGGACGCGCGGGTGATCAGCTTCAGTTTATCCGCCTCATTCAGGAAGGGCAGGCGGGCTGTCAGACGGCTGCAGTCAAAGCTGGTATCTTCGTTCAGGAGAGCCAATGCGTGGTGATAGGCTTCGGGGAAATCCTGCTCCAGCGCGGCTGCGCGCCCGCCATTCAGGTTTTGCCGGACCACATCGACATGCCAATCCAAAGGATTGGTGCCGTAAAGCGTTTGGAAAATCGGCTGGCAATGGTCTACCCGTTTGGCAAAACGCGCATCGGGGCTTTCCGCGGCCTCGAATTCCTGCCACAGGCCTAACAAGTCAGTGCCCTGATCTGCGGGAAGAAGGCCGAACAGGCGCTTGGCGGCGGCGTCTTCTGCCTGTGCTACAGCGTCCCAATCGACCTTATCCGTGATCGGATGATCGCCGGCGTCGATTTCGACCAGATCATGCAGCAGCAGCATCCGGACAGCGCGGAGAATATCCACCTCTGGCGCAGCAAACGGTGCCAGCACCAACGCATAAAGCGCCAGATGCCAGCTGTGTTCCGCCGAGTTTTCGCGCCGGCTGCAATCAATGATCAGGTTTTGGCGGTCAATACGGCGAAGCTTGTCCGCTTCCAGCAAGAAGGCGAACTGCGCGTCCAGCCGGTCGCTCATGCTTCGCCCTTTGCGTCAAGCTGCGCCTGAATTGCGCTGACCTTCTGATTGAGAAACTCCCGCGCCTTGCGTTCGGCCAGACGCACGCGCATTTCGGTCAGAAACGCTTCTTCGAGCGATTGGGAGGCGGCGCCAAGTACCTGGCCCACCTCCACATACAGCCGGTCTTCGCCGCTGGCCTCCTGCACCTTGATCGTATCGAGCGCCAGTTTTTGGGCCAGCGTTTCGATCGTGCCCATCAGCGGCTGTTCTCGGTCAGGCGGCGCTTCACGTAATCGGACACATCGCCGATCATCGTGTCCATATGCGGCTCCTGGAAGAAGTGATCCGCACCCTCGATCTCGGTATGAGTGATGGTGATCCCCTTCTGCTCATGCAGTTTGCCAACCAGATTGGCGGTATCTGCAGGCGGCGCCACACGGTCGGATGTGCCGTTGATGATCAGACCGGAAGACGGGCAGGGCGCCAGGAAGGAAAAGTCATACATGTTGGCCGGCGGCGCAACTGAGATGAAGCCGGTAATCTCCGGGCGGCGCATCAACAGCTGCATGCCGATCCAGGCGCCGAACGAAAAGCCCGCAACCCAGCAATGCTTGGAATTGGTGTTCATCGACTGCAGGTAATCCAGCGCCGACGCCGCATCCGACAGCTCGCCCACACCTTGGTCGTATTCGCCCTGGCTGCGGCCGACGCCGCGGAAATTGAACCGCAGAACCGTAAAGCCCATGTTGTAGAACGCGTAGTGGAGGTTATAGACCACCTTGTTGTTCATGGTTCCGCCGAACTGCGGATGCGGGTGCAGCACGATGGCGATCGGGGCGTCTTTTTCTTTTTGCGGGTGATAGCGGCCTTCGAGGCGGCCTTCGGGTCCAGGAAAGATGACCTCGGGCATGGGTGGTTCAAATCCTACTCTCGTTCTCGCGACTGCCGGCAGAAAACTTGACGGGTTCCGTCGGGCATCTTAGAACAGTTCTAATCAAGGGCGCTGGCCTCGCCATACACCGTCAGGCTGAGATACGCACAGACGCGGGGAAGGTCAATGTTTTCGCACTCGCGCCCTGGTTTTGAGGGATAAAATATGAAGCTTTCAACCAAAGGGCGCTATGCAATGGTTGCGCTGGCGGATATCGCGCTGCAGCCGCAGGGCAAATTGGTGCCGCTGGGCGACATCTCCAAGCGGCAGGATATCTCGCTGCCGTATCTGGAGCAGTTGTTTGTCAAGCTGCGCCGTGCGGGTCTGGTCGAGTCGGTGCGCGGCCCTGGCGGCGGCTACCGCCTGGCGATGGTGCCATCAGAGATCCGGGTGGTCGATGTGCTGTCTGCCGTGGATGAAACGGTTGATGCGATGCACAAAGGGGCGGGCGCCTCGGGCGCGCTGTCCGGCAGCCGGGCGCAGTCGCTGACCAACCGTCTGTGGGAGGGTTTGAGTGCGCATGTTTATGTGTTTCTGCATCAAACCCGTCTGTCGGATGTGATCAAGAATGATCTGGCGCCATGCCCGGCGGTGCCCAGCCTGTTTGCTGTCGTGGATGAATGAGGTGCAAAGAATTCACCTTCTTTGTCTTTCCGGACCCTACAAGGGTACCGCACAAATCTCGCGGGAAAGCTTTGCGAAATGCTGCAAGGCCGCGTATGAGGCGGCAGCGATCCGTAAAAAGATGACTCTATGACACGCGTTTATCTTGACCATAATGCCACCGCCATTCTGCGCCCCGAGGCGCGGGCGGCTATGATCGCGGCGATGGAAGTCTGCGGCAACCCGTCGTCGGTGCATGCCGAAGGCCGTGCCGCCAAGGCGCTGGTTGAGAAGGCGCGGGCGCAGGTGGCGGCTGCTTTTGGGGCTGACGGCGCGGATATTGTGTTCACCTCCGGATCCACGGAAGGTGCATCGCTGGCATTGGCGGGCCGCGATCTGCATGGCGCCCCGGTAGAGCATGATGCGGTGCGCGCCTGGACGGTGGAAGATCTTGAGGTAAGTGCCGATGGGACGGTCAGGGTTACCGATCCCGCATCCTGCACAGTACAATTGGCCAATTCCGAAACCGGCATTGTGCAGCACTTGCCGGACGGGCTGGCGGTGACGGATGCGACCCAGGCTTTTGGAAAATTGCCAGTGGCGTTCAACTGGCTGGGCGCGCAAATGGCGCTGATTTCTGCACATAAACTGGGCGGACCCAAGGGCATCGGCGCGGTTGTGATCAAACGCGGTACCGACCTGCCTGCGCAGATTAAGGGTGGCGGTCAGGAAATGGGCCGCCGGTCGGGCACTGAAAATGTCATTGGAATCGCGGGTTTCGGCGCCGCAGCTGAAGCAGCGGCAAAAGATCTGGCAAATGGTGTCTGGGACAGGGTTGCAGAACTTAGAAATATTCTAGAAAAGGCGCTTGTGTCTGGCGCAAGCCATACTATTTTTGTCGGGAAGGATCAGAGGCGGCTGCCGAACACCCTGTGTTTTGCGACGCCGGGCTGGAAGGGCGAAACCCAGGTCATGCAGATGGATCTGGCGGGATTTGCCATCAGCGCGGGCAGCGCCTGTTCCAGCGGCAAGGTGCGCGCCAGCGCGGTGCTGACCGCAATGGGGTATGACGAGGCAACGGCGCAGGGCGCAATCCGCGTGTCGCTGGGGCCTGAGACAACAGAAGAAGACGTGCTGCGCTTTGCCGATGCGTGGCTGTTAAAAGAAAAGAAACATCGCGCCCGTGCGGCGTGAGTGAGGAGATGACAATGGCCGCTTTGGACCAGACCCAAGTCAAGGATGGTGTTGACCAGGAAACCGTGGACGCAGTCCGCGAGGTTGGCGGTGCTTACAAATACGGTTGGGAAACCGATATCGAGATGGAATACGCCCCCAAAGGGCTGACCACGGATATTGTCCGGCTGATTTCGGAAAAGAACGAAGAGCCGGAATGGATGCTGAACTGGCGGCTGGAAGCCTATGAGCGCTGGCTGACCAAGGAAGAACCCGACTGGGCGATGGTGGATTATCCGGAAATCGATTTCCAGGATCAGTATTATTATGCCCGTCCCAAGTCGATGGAAGTGAAACCCAAGTCGCTGGACGAGGTCGATCCCAAGCTGCTGGCGACTTATGAAAAGCTGGGTATCCCGCTGAAAGAACAGATGATTCTGGCCGGCGTTGAAGGCGCTGAGAATGCGCCTGCTGAAGGCCGCAAGGTTGCCGTGGACGCTGTTTTCGACTCCGTTTCCGTCGGCACCACCTTCCAGAAAGAGCTGAAAGAGGCGGGCGTCATCTTCTGCTCGATTTCCGAGGCTATCCGCGAACATCCTGAGCTGGTCAAAAAATACCTCGGCTCGGTGGTTCCGGTTTCCGACAACTTCTATGCCACCTTGAACTCCGCCGTGTTCTCGGACGGCTCGTTCGTCTATGTGCCGCCGGGCGTGCGCTGCCCGATGGAGCTGTCGACCTATTTCCGCATCAATGCTGAAAACACCGGCCAGTTCGAACGCACCCTGATCATTGCCGATAAAGGCAGCTATGTCAGCTACTTGGAAGGCTGCACTGCACCGGCGCGCGATATCGCCCAGCTGCATGCCGCGGTGGTGGAAATCATCATTGAAGAAGACGCCGAGGTTAAATACTCCACCGTCCAGAACTGGTATCCGGGCGATGAGA includes these proteins:
- the typA gene encoding translational GTPase TypA, translating into MDLRNIAIIAHVDHGKTTLVDELLKQSGAFRENQAVAERAMDSNDLERERGITIFAKPTSVEWNGTRINIVDTPGHADFGGEVERILSMVDGVVLLVDAAEGPMPQTKFVTSKALALGLRPIVVLNKVDKPDAEPDRALDECFDLFASLEATEDQLDFPHMYASGRSGWADAELDGPRKDLHALFNLIVNHVPEPKQIKRQDEDFRMLATTLGSDPFVGRLLTGRVESGKLKVGATVQALTRIGQKIEQFRVTRIQAFRGLAQQDIEEAQAGDIVSIAGMAKATVADTICALAVDDPLDAQPIDPPTITVTFGINDSPLAGRDGKKVQSRVIRDRLMKEAESNVAIKIADTPGGEAFEVSGRGELQMGVLIENMRREGFELSISRPQVIMKDVDGVRMEPVEEATIDVDDEYSGAVIEKLTGTRKGELVEMKPAGAGKTRIIAHVPSRGLIGYHGEFLTDTRGTGVLNRVFHGWTAHKGAIPGRRAGVLISMENGTSVAFALWNLEDRGKMMIGAQADVYTGMIIGEHSRENDLEVNPLKGKKLTNVRASGTDDAVRLTTPVTLSLEESIAYINDDELVEVTPNSVRLRKRYLDPHERKRMAKANA
- a CDS encoding DMT family transporter; translated protein: MPVHYIYLIIAVAAETIGTTALQASQQFSKLGPSLIVLVAYAFSFYMMGLTLKFMPVGIVYAIWSGLGILLIAVIAFIVFGQKLDLPAVIGMVLIMSGIIIIHLFSKSSAH
- a CDS encoding class II glutamine amidotransferase, with translation MCRWAAYTGAKVFLEDIISIPAHSLIAQSQKAVECKTATNGDGFGIAWYGQRTEPGLYRDVSPAWSDCNLRALVNQVQSGLFLAHVRASTGSATSRNNCHPFAAGRWSFMHNGQVGGFENFRRHADMCIPDELYQHRKGATDSEVLFLLALREGLDIDPKAALERAAGRMEALSRARGRTPHMRLSVAMSDGETLYAARYSSDSIAPSVYYRWSHSLKGWAVVSEPLEDTGEAWSELQPGEFLTLTSQGAETQPFQPFLE
- a CDS encoding HD domain-containing protein; protein product: MSDRLDAQFAFLLEADKLRRIDRQNLIIDCSRRENSAEHSWHLALYALVLAPFAAPEVDILRAVRMLLLHDLVEIDAGDHPITDKVDWDAVAQAEDAAAKRLFGLLPADQGTDLLGLWQEFEAAESPDARFAKRVDHCQPIFQTLYGTNPLDWHVDVVRQNLNGGRAAALEQDFPEAYHHALALLNEDTSFDCSRLTARLPFLNEADKLKLITRASKLGDGSRHENSAEHSWHIMLYAWILAEHSAGPLDVDRVLQMLLLHDLVEIDAGDAPIHGVTDPAALAALAAKEEAAADRLFGLLPADQGLPMRAIWEEFEAAESADAVFAKSIDRVQPVLLNLLNGGGSWVDYDVSLPQLDTRVGGKVSRGTPDVWTYVRAKIEPWFRAAGRL
- a CDS encoding alpha/beta hydrolase; amino-acid sequence: MPEVIFPGPEGRLEGRYHPQKEKDAPIAIVLHPHPQFGGTMNNKVVYNLHYAFYNMGFTVLRFNFRGVGRSQGEYDQGVGELSDAASALDYLQSMNTNSKHCWVAGFSFGAWIGMQLLMRRPEITGFISVAPPANMYDFSFLAPCPSSGLIINGTSDRVAPPADTANLVGKLHEQKGITITHTEIEGADHFFQEPHMDTMIGDVSDYVKRRLTENSR
- a CDS encoding Rrf2 family transcriptional regulator; its protein translation is MKLSTKGRYAMVALADIALQPQGKLVPLGDISKRQDISLPYLEQLFVKLRRAGLVESVRGPGGGYRLAMVPSEIRVVDVLSAVDETVDAMHKGAGASGALSGSRAQSLTNRLWEGLSAHVYVFLHQTRLSDVIKNDLAPCPAVPSLFAVVDE
- a CDS encoding cysteine desulfurase family protein, which produces MTRVYLDHNATAILRPEARAAMIAAMEVCGNPSSVHAEGRAAKALVEKARAQVAAAFGADGADIVFTSGSTEGASLALAGRDLHGAPVEHDAVRAWTVEDLEVSADGTVRVTDPASCTVQLANSETGIVQHLPDGLAVTDATQAFGKLPVAFNWLGAQMALISAHKLGGPKGIGAVVIKRGTDLPAQIKGGGQEMGRRSGTENVIGIAGFGAAAEAAAKDLANGVWDRVAELRNILEKALVSGASHTIFVGKDQRRLPNTLCFATPGWKGETQVMQMDLAGFAISAGSACSSGKVRASAVLTAMGYDEATAQGAIRVSLGPETTEEDVLRFADAWLLKEKKHRARAA
- the sufB gene encoding Fe-S cluster assembly protein SufB, encoding MAALDQTQVKDGVDQETVDAVREVGGAYKYGWETDIEMEYAPKGLTTDIVRLISEKNEEPEWMLNWRLEAYERWLTKEEPDWAMVDYPEIDFQDQYYYARPKSMEVKPKSLDEVDPKLLATYEKLGIPLKEQMILAGVEGAENAPAEGRKVAVDAVFDSVSVGTTFQKELKEAGVIFCSISEAIREHPELVKKYLGSVVPVSDNFYATLNSAVFSDGSFVYVPPGVRCPMELSTYFRINAENTGQFERTLIIADKGSYVSYLEGCTAPARDIAQLHAAVVEIIIEEDAEVKYSTVQNWYPGDENGKGGIYNFVTKRADCRGDRAKVMWTQVETGSAVTWKYPSCILRGNESQGEFYSIAIANNMQQADTGTKMVHLGKNTKSRIVSKGISAGKAQNTYRGLVSMHPKAKDSRNYTQCDSLLIGGNCGAHTVPYIEVKNNSSRVEHEATTSKVDDDQLFYCRQRGMDEEEAVALVVNGFCKDVLQALPMEFAMEAQQLVAISLEGSVG